From Vibrio gigantis:
GGGTCCACAAACAGCCGAAATAAGTAATCGTAAGGACTCGGACTTTGCTATCTCTATCGTGTCGGATTCGGGGGTTGTGAATGTGCTGCCGGGGGAAACGAAAGCGGTGATGGTAGATCTGGGACCTGCAGGTGACCTCTTGGAAGTCGAAGTGTTCCCGTCTGAGCGGATGGAAGGTGAGGCACAGTTTATGTTCTCTATACCGTCCCTAAGTTCTATTTACTGACGATTAACTGTGCGAAGCCATTAGATATTCTCATTCGCCTTTACCGCCCCTGTTCTTGCGCCTGAGAACAGGGGTTTCTTCGTTATAAGTTACGATGATTAATGTCATTGAAGTAGGCTTAAGCTCTTGAAGCATGTAATTCCGCATATCGGGAGAAAGCTTGTTTATTGAAAATTGTTGATGGGGCTGTATATCTAAAAAAAACCTCATAGGAAGCTCTTACATGGTATTCAAGTTCAGAAGTGTTTTGTTCTCGCGTTTGATCCATATACTCACCAATGGTCTTCACGTTAAACAACTTTTGGACGTACTCAGTAGCTTCCAACTGATTCGAAATAGTAGGTGCAGTGCCTGTTATAACCACAGTCAAAATTAAAGATCCGATAAGTTCTCTAATAAATGGTTTTTTGATGAATGAAGTCATACTGTTTCCATAATTTACGTTATTTCGTTTTCTTTATATGGGATAGAGCTTGACTAAAAACACCACTAAAAATGACTGCCATCAACAAGTAACAACCTGCGCAAATTGCAACGACAATGAACATCAGTTTCAAGCTCCCTGACATATAAAGAATGGAGCTCACACTAATTAACATCAACCACACGATAGGGTCCTTAAACATATTTATCTCCTACAACATTGCTTGAAAGCTACGAACGGGCTGGGACAACAACACAGTATTGTGCCTATGTCATCATCCTTAAATATCCATTAATATACACTTTTGTTCCTATTCTTTATCACACCAGTGCCTCAATCAATATACGCTGAACTGAGTTGCGGCAAATTAAACAGAAAATCGGCTTGTCCATTGTTGTTATCTGAAACCGGATAGACTTCAACATACAGGGGGTCACCATTACCTAAGTCGATAACGATTTCCTGCGTTTCTCCCGGAGCGACTTCAATCCAACCATTTTTAGTTTGAATTCGAATAGGGAAGTCCGAGGAGGCATTGTTAGTGATCTCGCCCTGCTGGTCACCCGTGGCCAACATACTGTTTTCGAGCGTGAGTGCTCGTTCAGTCAAGATGATCGCCATTGGTGTGCCATCTGATAAGTACAAGGGTGTGTTCGACTGCGAAGCCAAATAATCTATGGTGTTCATGACTATTAGGTTCTCAGGTTTGTAACTGAAACTCGTGATTTTAGAGTTTGAATTATTAAATTCGTCGGAAGCACTGACGGACAACGAGTAGATTTCATTTTCATCAAGCGTAGGGAACAGCTTAGGCAACTCAAGTTGATAGGTTTGGCTGTTAGCTGACTCGTCAAGAAGGGAGTAACCCAGTTGATAATCAATGTCATAACGTGACCCTTGTAAAGAGACTCTAATGTCATTGATGTTTGAGACGTCAGAAACGTTGAACGTCACCTTTCTCAAGTCGGTCACTTGATCTGGTAAGGCACCTCCATCATAACCCATGATGATTAAGGGAGCGGTCTTGTCACTCACGTAAGTAACGGCATGTTTACGCGTATCTGGACCGTGCCGCTCTCGGGCATACACATACACCTCATGAGTACCTTCTGGTAACTCCGTTAAATCGTATTGACCTTCAAACGTTGTGCTATTGACCGTTGAGTTAAATCGCCCGACATTGAGTTTGTTGCCATTGGCATCTTGCAGTTCATATCTGTCCATGTAGATTCGGTTTTGATAACACGTATGGCATGGTAACTCGACTTGCACAGACAATATCTTCGTGTCTTCGTTAAAGGCAGTCTTCTCTATCGATGGGTAATATTTATCATTGTACGACCCAACAGGGTATGTAGGGTTACTTGATAAAGTCTGGTCTGTACTGCGAACGGTGAAGCTACTGTGGTAATAAGCTGAACCACCCGCTGTCATTTTCCATGGTGAACTCAATGCAATTTCACAAACATCTTGGCCCGTTGGCACCGTACACGAATGGCCAGCATGATACGCAGTCTGAGGGTAAGTTCGGGCATTCACAAACAATCGAATTCGTTCTATTTGTACCGGCAATTCATGATTGTAGACACGGCGACTCCAAGAACCCCAGTCTTGTGTATCTGAATAATAATATTGGCCATAT
This genomic window contains:
- a CDS encoding Ig-like domain-containing protein, whose protein sequence is MKLRLCFLSLCLTTSGFAHSAIEGFEFTDTLGISKLVKTNTAESTLINNVGQLGIHVSAGLDRRIRVSILQNGVAVTTTAGNVITVNDAYSPFSSEYFGSLLSVSIPSEGSYTVQAETLSLDGVVVNSESTNIIRDVTPPASDNMSVKYMYGGHVNSMLPAGSWYLSAQMGSYTSTIVEVKNVNDVSGIDSIEMETFTFDAEDNRIPYKSKSLAYTESKLSAEINLSVNSSLFPLGNAIDRFQTRTKISDKAGNVAYTAYQDVYWDSLRTDTLEAVGVLVPGSSNVIGGLTAFEPYVRDMEVDTNPVTVLYRVADWNFRDNSGNFNNAGGIWASGANAVYTDRGDGFIYFVDTSPAGAIGISWRNQAHYRNIVGPSLYRVTLSDSAPKTPAPRYGQYYYSDTQDWGSWSRRVYNHELPVQIERIRLFVNARTYPQTAYHAGHSCTVPTGQDVCEIALSSPWKMTAGGSAYYHSSFTVRSTDQTLSSNPTYPVGSYNDKYYPSIEKTAFNEDTKILSVQVELPCHTCYQNRIYMDRYELQDANGNKLNVGRFNSTVNSTTFEGQYDLTELPEGTHEVYVYARERHGPDTRKHAVTYVSDKTAPLIIMGYDGGALPDQVTDLRKVTFNVSDVSNINDIRVSLQGSRYDIDYQLGYSLLDESANSQTYQLELPKLFPTLDENEIYSLSVSASDEFNNSNSKITSFSYKPENLIVMNTIDYLASQSNTPLYLSDGTPMAIILTERALTLENSMLATGDQQGEITNNASSDFPIRIQTKNGWIEVAPGETQEIVIDLGNGDPLYVEVYPVSDNNNGQADFLFNLPQLSSAYID